In Iodobacter fluviatilis, the DNA window TGCGATTGTGAATGAGCCGGATATGACGAAAGGGTAATTTGTCACAGCGTGGGATAGGGGCTTGGCCTTATATTGGCGCTCCTCCAACGCAAAAACGGCAAGCCCGAAGGCTTGCCGTTTTTGATCAATCTGGAGGAGAGAGGGGGATTCGAACCCCCGATACTCTTGCGAGTACGCCTGATTTCGAGTCAGGTACATTCAACCACTCTGCCACCTCTCCAAAGAGGAGACGAATTCTAGCGCAATTTTTACCTAAGGCAAAGCAGTGTTTGTCATTTTAGGAAGAATTAGTGCAGAATGCGGCCGGTATCAACAAACGGGATGCGCATGAAACATTGGCTCATGGCTCTGGCAACAGTTGTTCTAACGGGTTGCGGCGATATGCCGGAACAATCTTCCAACCGGGTTCTTCCTTGGGCAGAATCACAAGAACTCGTCGTACTGGTACAAAACGGTCCGACCACACTCTATGTCGATGCTGAAGGCAATTACGCAGGCTTGGAGTACGACCTCGTTACTCGCTTTGCAGTAGCAAATGGGCTGAAAGTGCGTTTTATCGTAACCAGCAGCTATGCCGAGTTACTTTCTAGGCTTAAGGGAAATGAAGCTCACTTTGCTGTTGGTGTGCAAAAAGGCTTTGAAAGCCAAGGGCTTGCATTTGGCCCTGCATATCAGAGTATCGAGCCAGTGCTGGTTTACCCCAGTAATAAAACGGCAGCCAGTGTTTTGGCAGAGCTGAGCGCTGGAGAGGCAAGTATCAGTACCCTGCCTCAGTACACCATGGCGCTGGATAAGCTAAAGGTCAGCAAACCTGGCCTGAACTGGCAAGTTGTAGAAGATGGCGATAGCGAAGACTTGATCGAGCGCGTTGCCAATGGCCAGCTCAGCTATGCGATGGTTGATTCGCATGCTGCTGACGTTGCCCAGAATTACTTCCCTAAAATCGCAATTTCGCGTGATATGGGCTCGGTGCAACAGCTGGCGTGGGCTGCACCTGAGGGCGATAGCGAGCTCTTTACCCGGTTTGAAGGCTTCTTCAGCAAAATGGCCCAAAGCGGTGAGATGCGCAGTTTGCTTGACCGATATTACGGCCATGTGAATCGCCTCGGTCAGTTGGATGCCATGGCGTTTTTAGACAAGCGCAAAGCCACTTTGCCACGTTATAAAAAGTGGTTTAAAGAGGCTGAAACCAAGACCGGCCTTGATTGGCGCTTGGTGGCTGCATTGTCTTATCAGGAATCGATGTGGGACCCGGAAGCGGTTTCTATGTCGGGTGTGCGTGGCATGATGATGCTCACCAACGATACGGCAGAACGTTTGGGCGTGAACCGCCTCGACCCCTATCAAAGTATTCAGGGTGGCGCACGTTATATCCAGACCATGAAAGATAGCTTGGCTGAGAATATTACCGAGCCTGATCGCACTTGGTTGGCTTTAGCTGCCTACAATGTCGGTTTGGGCCATCTGCTTGACGCCCGTGCATTGGCGGTGAAGCTGGGCAAAAACCCAGATAGCTGGGTGGACGTGAAAACCACACTGCCACTTTTACGTAATCCGCAATATTTTAAATCGGCCAAATACGGTTATGCCCGAGGCGGCGAACCCGTGATTTTTGTTGAGCGTTTACGTACTTACTACGATATTTTGGTGCGCTTCGAGAGCCCAGTGCAAAGCACGATGCCGGTGCTTAGCGAGAATGTTGTGGTACAAAACCCCAATAATTTGCCGCTGAATATCAATAATCGCGTGCTGGCGGCCAAGCAAGTGCGTACTGCGGCGCTCTGATCAGAAGCGCTGCAAGCTTCAGCATAAAAGGGCAAAGAGCGGTTTTTGCCGCGAATGACCTTGTTACAGCTAAGCAGCAGCATCGATGAAAAGCATCGGATTCCTTGGGGTTTGTTGCTGTGGATAGGGGGAGATCCGCTTCGCCTGCGGCGCAGTTTGCTCTTACGCGCTACAATATCGCCTTCCACGCACTATTTCCGGTAGCTTTTTTATGACTGTACGTACTCGTTTTGCCCCTAGTCCTACGGGCTTATTACATATTGGCGGTGTACGCACCGCGCTGTTTTCATGGGCGCATGCTCGCAAAAATGGCGGCGCATTTGTGCTGCGTATCGAAGACACCGATTTAGAGCGTTCCACACCCGAATCTGTGAAAGCCATCATGGATGGCATGCATTGGGTCGGTATCGACTACGATGAAGGCCCGTTTTACCAAATGCAGCGTATGGATCGCTACCGCGAAGCCGTGAAGCAACTCTTAGCCAGTGGCCACGCCTACCCTTGTTATATGTCCAAAGAAGAGCTCGATGCCATGCGCGCAGAGCAAGAAGCTTTGGGCTTAAAAGCCAAGTACGATCGCCGCTGGCGGCCGGAAGAAGGCAAGGTACTGCCAGAGCCGCCTGCCGGTGTGCAGCCCGTGTTGCGCTTCAGAACGCCACTGGATGGCGTAGTAGCATGGGATGATCTGGTGAAAGGCCGGATTGAGATTGGCAATATCGAGCTGGACGATCTGATCATCGCCCGCCCCGATGGCACGCCGACCTATAACTTCTGCGTGGTGGTGGATGACTGGGATATGGGCATCACCCAAGTAATTCGCGGTGATGATCATGTGAATAACACGCCCCGCCAGATTCATATCTTTAACGCGCTGGGCGCGATCGTGCCGCAATTTGCCCATCTGCCGATGATTCATAATGATCAGGGCCAGAAATTATCCAAGCGCCGCGATGCCGTTAGTGTGGTGGATTACGACCGGGCCGGTTATCTGCCGGAAGCCCTGCTCAACTACCTGGCGCGTTTAGGCTGGGGCCACGGTGACGACGAATGCTTCACCATGGCGCAATTTGTAGAATGGTTTGATCTGAAAGACGTATCGGCCAGCCCAAGCCGCTTTGATAAAGAAAAGCTGCTGTGGCTGAATGCACAGCATATCAAGGCCGCCGATACCGCCCGCCTGGCCGATCTGGCTAAGCGCTTCTTGGATGAAAAAGGACTTGATCTAAGCCATGGCCCTGCCTTGGTGGATGTGGTGGCCCTCTTAAAAGAGCGCGTACAAACCATTGTTGAGCTGGCAGCCGAAGCAGAATACTTTTACCAGCCGCTGACGCCTTCTGATGAGATTGTGGCCAAGCATTTAACGAGCGACGATCTGGCCCGCCTGAGCGCCTTTGCCAGCGAAGCTGCAGCACTGGAAGCATGGGATACCGCGGGCATCTCGGCCTTTATTAAAGAATTTTGCAAATCGCAGGGCGTGAAGATGGGGCAGGTGGGCATGCCACTGCGCGCCAAAGTCTGCGGCACCACGCATACGCCCTCGGTGGATGCGGTGCTGGCTTTGCTGGGGAAGGCTGAAGTATTAAAACGCCTAGCTTAAGCATTGCCATATAAAAAAACCGGGCTAAATGGCCCGGTTTTTTTATGCTTAAAAGGAAATATGGGTGGAGTTTAAAAAAATTGATCCGCAGCATGATTTTGATCTTTGCCTGCAATTCAGAAAAGACGCCTATTTTTGCAGCTTTCAAACTTGGGCTGGCTTTACTGAGTTTGTGGGGTTGGATGGGGCAGATTACCATCATAAAATTCTCTCCAGAATTGATGATCCGCGCTGGGGATATTTTCATGTGCATTCTGAAGGGCAAATTATTGGGCAAATAGAGTTCAAAACCTACTCACATCTTGAGCAAACGGGTTATGTGCATTTGTTTTATCTTGCACCCGAATATCGGGGTAAAGGTTACTTTAAACAACTCAATCAGTTTGTCATGGCTCAGCTGGAAAACGCGAATTGTGCAGTCGCAGTGCTTGCGCTTGGGCGGGAAAATCATGCTGCGATGGGGGCATATCAAAAAAATGGCTGGCTGATGCAGGGCGCTAAAAATGAACGCTCGGATTACTGGGCTTATCATTTAAACAGCCAGTGTGGAGATGTGTAATGCGCTTGCTGCCGTTTGCAGTAACTTTGCTCATCTTGTCAACATTACAAGGCACTTAGTTGGGGTGAAGCTTACCGCCCTATAATGGCGGCACACCATTTTATTCCCCTGGAGTATTGCCCATGCACGCCGCTGAACTCTTACAATCGCTTACCCTTAGCCAGAAAGTAGCCCAGTTGTTTATGGTGGGGTTTGATGGCCTGATGCCCAATTCGCATATTGAAGAGATGTTGAGGAAGCATCAGCTTGGCGGCATTATTTTGTTCCGGCGAAATGTTGAAACTCCTAGCCAGCTAGCCGCCCTGAATTTACGTTTACAACAAATCAATGCAGAACATAGCCCTGTGCCATTAATGATTGGTACGGATCAGGAAGGTGGCATGGTGATGCGTATCGAAGCAGGCGTCACACCGCTGCCTTCCGCTATGGCATTTAAAAACACAGCTTGCGAAGCGGATTGCGAAGCACTGACCAGGGTGGGTAATGCGGAGCTGAAATCGCTGGGAATAAATATCAATTTTGCACCGGTGCTGGATATTAATAATAACCCGCAAAATCCGGTGATTGGCGTACGGGCATATGGCGAAACAGTTAACGAAGTTTGCCAGTATGGTTTGGCTGCATTGCGGGGAATGCAGGCTGCGGGTATGGCCGCAACGGGGAAACATTTCCCCGGGCATGGGGATACAGCGGTTGATTCCCATCATAGTATGCCGGTGGTCGCCCATGACCGAGCACGCCTCGATGCTGTAGAGCTGGCTCCGTTTAGTGCCGCTTTTGATGCCGGGCTGGATGCCGTGATGACGGCGCATGTTGCTTTTCCAACTATTGAGCCGGATTTGGCTAAGCCAGCAACGATTTCCCACGCTGTTCTCACTGGCTTATTAAGACATGAGCTGAATTATCAGGGTGTTGTGATTACAGACTGCCTGGAAATGGATGCAATTGGCAAGGGTGTAGGGACGGTTGAAGGGGCCGTATCTGCGATTGTTGCCGGAGCCGATATTGTGTTGATTTCACATACTCCAGCCAAGCAAGCAGCCGCTTTTGCTGAAGTCTTACGGGCGGTCAACGCCGGAGAGATTTCAGAGGCACGTATTGATGAATCAGTGCTGCGTATCCTTGCATTAAAACAGCGCTATCAGATGTCGGATTGGGCGAGCCTTGTGCCATCGTTATTGGCGCCAGAGTCATTGCAATTATCAGAGCGCGTTCATCAAGCTGCAATCAGTGGCGAGGCAAGGGCACTCGATAAAAATAAAGCCGTTTTATTGATTAGTGCTGAGGTGCGCGTTCATACAGAGATTGATGAAGTTGCTCTTGGGAAAACGCCAGAAGCGCGTAATTCACTGGCGACGCCTTTGCGTGAACTGGCATTTACAGTGAGTGAAGAGTGGATTGGCTTGCAGCCATCCGCGGTTGAGCTGGTTGTGGTTTTAAGCAGGGCTGCACATGCAGAGCAAATTATTTTTGTATCTTATAACGCGGTATTATCCAAAGAGCAGCAGACGCTGATTGATTCTTTGCCACACGATAAGCTCTGGCTGATTGCGGGCCGTCTGCCCTATGATCTGGATTTTGCTCCTGAAGCGGCAGGGCGGCTAAGTTGCTGTTCTAATCGCCCTGCTGCTTTATCTGCCTTAGCCCAGAAGCTGGCTGCTGCTAGCTGATTCAGATAATTATTAAATAAGAAGCCGGTTTTTCTGCTCAGGAAAAGCCGGTTTTTTTACGTCTGCTTCTTTCACCATATACCGTGCCGGCTTTCTTTACCTGCTCTGAGCGCTAGGCTGTGCGTGGCAGTGCTTTGTGTGAGCAGATCATTGAATGCTTTCTTAGTGAACTGGAACACACCAGCCAATTTTTAGTTAATACCAATCAATCTTTCAAATTTCAAACATTTCCTTTCTCTATATTTTTTAAAAACCGTTTTTATGCTGTATCGGTGAAAGCATAGCTTTGTTTCGTTGGAAATTACGCTGTAGCAGCCTGTGTTTTTATTATTAAGTCAATATGCGGTAATTTTCCTTCATTATTTCTATATATCTTGAATACCAGATGCCTGAATGTTGATCTTTCTGTGGATTGAAATGGAAAGTTGTTTCCGGTAAAAATACACATCAGATAAACAGATTACTTGAATTTTAATTGGTCTGTTTTCTTGGTTAATTATTTAATATTTAATTTAACTAATGCATTTATATCTATTGCTGTTTATGCAGCCGTTTTTTAAATCATATGTTTTAAAAATTCAAGGAACAGATATGAACATCAAGAAAAATGCGGCTGCAATTGTTATATTGTTCAGCTTATTTAGTTCGGCACATGCGGTAAACGCTTATGTTGATCAATTTATCAGCTTCAAAGATGCATTAGGAAATAATGCAGTGGCATATGGCAATAATGGCACGCTAACTGCACCTCCTCCTGAAGTTGTTAATCCAAATATTATTCTTGGTGCGCCTACGGTATCGCAATGGGTTTCTATCCCTACAGATTACTCAGCTGTTTATGGCTTTAATGGTCAGAAAGCGACTGATGGGCTGGATATCTATTATGTGGATGCAGGTGCTTTGTCTAATGTTAGTGTTTGGGGAAAGCTCAATATTGCGGATGCTTGGACTAAAATTGGCTCGGTAACTGAAGGAGCACCATTAGGTACAACGTATAATCCGGTCTCTTCATTTTTGAGCTTAGCGGGTACGGGATTAAGTGGTGTCAGCCAGGTGATGATCCGTGGTACAGACGTAGCGGGATGGTCTCCTGGTTTTGATTTAATGGGGATTCAAGGCCGAGGGATGCTGGCGGCTCCTGTGCCAGAGCCAGAAACATATGCATTAATGGGTTTAGGACTAATTGCCTTGCTGGTTAATCGGCGTAGGCAAGTTAATGCTTAATTAATTGTTTAAAAATAAAAAAGGCCATTTAATAATGGCCTTTTTTATTGATGCATTACATGCCAATGTACCGGTCTGGCCTGTGATTAATTGCAATCGCAAGGTTTAAAGCAAAAGCACCTAATACAGATATTAATAGTTGTTTGTGATCAACTACGCCAAAACCTACACACAGAATAAATAGATCAACCACTAACTGCACATAGCCTGTGCGCCAGCCAAAACGTTTTTGTAAATAAAGAGCCAATACGGTTACGCCACCTAAGCTGGCTTTATGCCTGATCAGCATCAAAATACCTACGCCTGCCAGTAAGCCGCCCATTAAACCTGCAAAAACAGGATCCACATCTCCCATATTAATCCAGTTTGGCAGCCAGCCGCAGAGCAGGGCGAGTGCTCCAACGCAGGCAAATGTTTTAAGCGTGAATTCTTTGCCCAGCATTCGGTAAGAGAAAATATAGATCGGCAGATTAATAAGAAACAATACGGTGCCATATGACCAATGGGCGATGTAGTGCAACAGAAATGCCAGACCCGTTGCCCCGCCTGTGAGTAGCCCTGCTTGTTTAAAAAACTGGATTGCCAGCGCCATTAGTAATACGCCGGTCATTAATCCTTGTAAGTCTTCAAGCAGGGTGTGGGAGTGTTTGGGCTGGGGCATATAAAACCGGTGCAGAATGATCAATCAGGAGCGGAGCATAGCCACGAATGCTATTCGGGTAAACGGAAGGATGTCGCAATTTTTACATGTTTTGCGCTAAATCAAGTCGCCTGGCAGCAAACCGTCGATCAGAGGAGGAAAGATAGTCCTGAAGTTAAGTATGTTTCCTGCCGATAATCTGTCGTATACCTTTATGCGATAGATTGATAAGGAGCTTTATCGTGATTAACTCTGTTTCCACTTCATCGCCAGCCGTTGTCCAAACCAAGGATGTAAAAGATACGGATAAAAAGCCTGAGCTGAGCGAGGCAAGTATTCGTGCACAAACAAACCAGCAGATATTACAAGCATCTTTGCAGGTGTCGATTAGCAGTGGCGATAAGCCAATGCAGCTCTTATTTAGAACGGCCATTGATAAAATAAATGAAGTGCTCAAGCCAGAGTTTGGTGATGATGCAATTAAAAATGCGATGGGGCAGGATAATTCGCCTGAAGGCACTGCCGGGCGAATTGTTGCGCTTTCAACGGGATTTTACGATGCGTTTGCCAAGCAAAGGCCCGGACAAGACCCAGATAAAATTGCTGAAGAATTTACCAAGGTGATTCGTGGCGGGGTTGAGCAGGGCTTTAAGGAGGCAAAAGACATTCTTAAGAGTTTGCAGGTGCTTGATGGCAGCATTGCCAGTAATGTGGATAAAACCTACGATTTAGTACAAAAAGGTTTAGATGATTTTTTGGCAGGAAAAAAGCAAAAGCCTGCAGAAGCAAAGTAACAGCATCCTGCTTATTCAGCACTCTCCTTCCTGTGTTTTTCACTGCGATCCCGAAGCTTGATTGTATGGAGCTTCGGGCCAGCGTCTCTTATTTCAATCCTTACATAAAAGATAAATACCTGATTTTTTAGTCAGGTCTATTTTCTTGCCTTAGCAGGCAGAAAATCGGGCCTATCTATGTAAATAAGAATTATTACGTTGTTTTTATAGTCGTTTATTGGATTTTTTAGCCATAAAAATGGCGAAAAAGAGCGATTTACAGGGGTGTGTCATATAAAAATCACAAATATAAAAATGGGTCAACTTGTTTGTCTTTGGGGGTGAAATATCTAAAAGCTTGCTTTGTTTGCTAAAAATCAAGATAAATTTTATGTTTTTTTACAGGTTTAAATATTTTTATAAATAAAATCAATGATTTAGTCGATTGCTGTGGTTTTCAATAGCCGTTCACCCTGTGCTGAGCGGCTAATCCTCATTTTGTGATTGCTATCACATTTTTAAATTTAGGGGAGGAGAACAATGCATTTGTCCGTGGCACGATCCATTATGGAAAAGCCCTGGCTTAAAGCTGGACGATAGCTTACACAAACTTTTAGGAGTTCGTAAAATGGCAACTGCAGCAGCACTGACTTATGTACAGAAACTGTATATCGCTTACTATCAACGTCCAGCAGATTACGCTGGCTTACAATATTGGTCTGACCGTGTCGATAAAGAAGGCGTTTCTAATGTTGTAAATGCCTTTGCAACCTCACCTGAATCTGTCTCGCTTTATGGCTCTTTAGCCTTACAAGCGCAAATTGATGCTGTATATAAAGCAGCATTTGGCCGTGCAGCAGAAACAACCGGCCTGCAGTACTACATCAATGAAATCAATGCTGGCCGTTTAACCATCGGTAAAATGGCTCTGGCTATTCTGGATGGTGCTACAGGCACAGATGCAACCACTCTGGCATCCAAGCTTGCCGTTGCTGGCGCATATACCGATGCACTTTCTGATAACGCAGGTATCCTGAAATACGTGGGCGAATCTTCAGCCACTACCGCGCGTATTTTCTTGGCCGCAGTTTTACCAAGCACACAAGCTGCTCAAACTGCCGCAATCCCTGCAAATATTGCAACACTGAGCGCCGCTACCTTATTTACCTTAACACCTGGCTTAGATCTGCAAACGGCAGACAGCTTTTTTGCCTCACAAACGATTTTCAATGTGGATGGCAAAGGCCCAACCTTAAATACTGGTGATAAGTTATTCGGTACTGCAGGCAAAACCACTAATACCTTAACGATTACTGATTTGTCCCCGGGCACAACCAACGGCAATATTCCTGCCGGCGTTACGCTGACCAATATTCAAAATATTATTTTGAACTCCTCCGGTAATACCGCAGCGGGTACAGGGTTCAGCACTGTTGGCTACGCGGATGTACGCAGCCTGAAAGGCACAACCAACGGTGGTGCTGCCGATGTATTTACAGCCGCAAATGGCGTGAATGGCACGGTAGTGGATGCGACTCACAATGGTTTTGCAGGTGCTTTAACGGTGGTTGGCGGTACAGATGTAACCGCTACCTCGGTAGGCGGCGATATTCTGGTGGGTAGCCCTGGTCTTGCACGCGTACCTTTGGCTGCTGAAGTGACGACAGGCAAAATTGTTGTTAATCAAAACAACAGCGCTACAGGTAAAGTGAATGTATTTGGCGGTACTACCGTAAATGTCACCACCAGCTCTTCTTCAAACAGTGGTGTGATTGAAATTGGTAATACGGCAGCTAACACCGGTAACAACACCGCAGGTAAAGTAGCCAATGCCTCAGGCAATATCACCGTAAATAGCGCTGGCACAGGCGCTATTACTGTATTTGGCGGTGTGGATGTGTCGATTAACGACACGGCTTTAAAAGGCGCAGGCGCAATTACTGTAGGTGATGCAGGACGGGTTGATTTAAGCAACCTGCCTACAGGCAATGTCACTATCAATGAAGTGGCGCAAATTGCTTACAACGGCTTGGCTGGCTCTACCAATAACAATACAGCCGCGGGTGCGATTGGGGTGTCTGGCGGTAAAAACGTCACCATCACAACAAATGCTGCCAATGCGGTAAATATTGGTAATTTGGGCGCAGCCAAAGAAAACACACTGAACCCAAGTGGCGTCATCAAAGTAACCAACACCGGTATTGTGAATAACGCGGGTGCTACTGGTGCCGTGCTCATTACTGGGGGTACTGACGTTACTGTCAGCACAACAGGTGCGAATGTCACGATTGGTCGTGCAGCCAATGCCGGTGTGGCAGATCAGGTTAGCAACCCAACAGGTAATGTAACGGTTACAGAAACCCTCAATGGCAATGGTTTTGCTCGTGCTGTGGTGATTGATGGTGGCTCTAACGTTACAGTGAATGCCAAAGGGCAGAACGTTACAATTGGCCAGTCTGTTGCCAGCGCACCTACAGGTGCGGTGCTGGTGAATCAGTCTGATCTGCTTACAGGTACAGGCGCTTATTTAGCAAGTACCAATGCAGGTAATGTGATTGTGGATGGCGGTACAACGGTCACTGTGAATACCACTGGTGGCAATGTTACCGTGGGTGAGGTGATTAGCGGGGTTAATACCGTAGCCAGCGGTGCAGTAGCGATTACC includes these proteins:
- the mltF gene encoding membrane-bound lytic murein transglycosylase MltF, which gives rise to MKHWLMALATVVLTGCGDMPEQSSNRVLPWAESQELVVLVQNGPTTLYVDAEGNYAGLEYDLVTRFAVANGLKVRFIVTSSYAELLSRLKGNEAHFAVGVQKGFESQGLAFGPAYQSIEPVLVYPSNKTAASVLAELSAGEASISTLPQYTMALDKLKVSKPGLNWQVVEDGDSEDLIERVANGQLSYAMVDSHAADVAQNYFPKIAISRDMGSVQQLAWAAPEGDSELFTRFEGFFSKMAQSGEMRSLLDRYYGHVNRLGQLDAMAFLDKRKATLPRYKKWFKEAETKTGLDWRLVAALSYQESMWDPEAVSMSGVRGMMMLTNDTAERLGVNRLDPYQSIQGGARYIQTMKDSLAENITEPDRTWLALAAYNVGLGHLLDARALAVKLGKNPDSWVDVKTTLPLLRNPQYFKSAKYGYARGGEPVIFVERLRTYYDILVRFESPVQSTMPVLSENVVVQNPNNLPLNINNRVLAAKQVRTAAL
- the gltX gene encoding glutamate--tRNA ligase, translating into MTVRTRFAPSPTGLLHIGGVRTALFSWAHARKNGGAFVLRIEDTDLERSTPESVKAIMDGMHWVGIDYDEGPFYQMQRMDRYREAVKQLLASGHAYPCYMSKEELDAMRAEQEALGLKAKYDRRWRPEEGKVLPEPPAGVQPVLRFRTPLDGVVAWDDLVKGRIEIGNIELDDLIIARPDGTPTYNFCVVVDDWDMGITQVIRGDDHVNNTPRQIHIFNALGAIVPQFAHLPMIHNDQGQKLSKRRDAVSVVDYDRAGYLPEALLNYLARLGWGHGDDECFTMAQFVEWFDLKDVSASPSRFDKEKLLWLNAQHIKAADTARLADLAKRFLDEKGLDLSHGPALVDVVALLKERVQTIVELAAEAEYFYQPLTPSDEIVAKHLTSDDLARLSAFASEAAALEAWDTAGISAFIKEFCKSQGVKMGQVGMPLRAKVCGTTHTPSVDAVLALLGKAEVLKRLA
- a CDS encoding GNAT family N-acetyltransferase — encoded protein: MEFKKIDPQHDFDLCLQFRKDAYFCSFQTWAGFTEFVGLDGADYHHKILSRIDDPRWGYFHVHSEGQIIGQIEFKTYSHLEQTGYVHLFYLAPEYRGKGYFKQLNQFVMAQLENANCAVAVLALGRENHAAMGAYQKNGWLMQGAKNERSDYWAYHLNSQCGDV
- the nagZ gene encoding beta-N-acetylhexosaminidase; this translates as MHAAELLQSLTLSQKVAQLFMVGFDGLMPNSHIEEMLRKHQLGGIILFRRNVETPSQLAALNLRLQQINAEHSPVPLMIGTDQEGGMVMRIEAGVTPLPSAMAFKNTACEADCEALTRVGNAELKSLGININFAPVLDINNNPQNPVIGVRAYGETVNEVCQYGLAALRGMQAAGMAATGKHFPGHGDTAVDSHHSMPVVAHDRARLDAVELAPFSAAFDAGLDAVMTAHVAFPTIEPDLAKPATISHAVLTGLLRHELNYQGVVITDCLEMDAIGKGVGTVEGAVSAIVAGADIVLISHTPAKQAAAFAEVLRAVNAGEISEARIDESVLRILALKQRYQMSDWASLVPSLLAPESLQLSERVHQAAISGEARALDKNKAVLLISAEVRVHTEIDEVALGKTPEARNSLATPLRELAFTVSEEWIGLQPSAVELVVVLSRAAHAEQIIFVSYNAVLSKEQQTLIDSLPHDKLWLIAGRLPYDLDFAPEAAGRLSCCSNRPAALSALAQKLAAAS
- a CDS encoding PEP-CTERM sorting domain-containing protein, whose protein sequence is MNIKKNAAAIVILFSLFSSAHAVNAYVDQFISFKDALGNNAVAYGNNGTLTAPPPEVVNPNIILGAPTVSQWVSIPTDYSAVYGFNGQKATDGLDIYYVDAGALSNVSVWGKLNIADAWTKIGSVTEGAPLGTTYNPVSSFLSLAGTGLSGVSQVMIRGTDVAGWSPGFDLMGIQGRGMLAAPVPEPETYALMGLGLIALLVNRRRQVNA
- a CDS encoding YitT family protein, with translation MPQPKHSHTLLEDLQGLMTGVLLMALAIQFFKQAGLLTGGATGLAFLLHYIAHWSYGTVLFLINLPIYIFSYRMLGKEFTLKTFACVGALALLCGWLPNWINMGDVDPVFAGLMGGLLAGVGILMLIRHKASLGGVTVLALYLQKRFGWRTGYVQLVVDLFILCVGFGVVDHKQLLISVLGAFALNLAIAINHRPDRYIGM
- a CDS encoding DUF5610 domain-containing protein translates to MINSVSTSSPAVVQTKDVKDTDKKPELSEASIRAQTNQQILQASLQVSISSGDKPMQLLFRTAIDKINEVLKPEFGDDAIKNAMGQDNSPEGTAGRIVALSTGFYDAFAKQRPGQDPDKIAEEFTKVIRGGVEQGFKEAKDILKSLQVLDGSIASNVDKTYDLVQKGLDDFLAGKKQKPAEAK